Below is a genomic region from Acinetobacter tibetensis.
GCTGCATGGGTGCAGACATTATTGGTGTGGGGATTTCACCTTTAAAAAATAATGAAATGCAGGGCCTACCGCGTATGGCAGTGATGCCTGCCTATAAAGCCAAAATTGAAATGACATGGGACACAGTGGGTTTAAAAGGCACAGGCAGTCACGATTTGGTTGTGGAAGATGTACTGGTCGAAAAGCACTGGACATTTGTACGGGGTGAACCTTCCAAACTACCAGAACCCTTTTTTAAATATCCGTCACTTTCTTTAGCGACCCAAGTTTTAACCGTTGTCGGTATTGGTGTAGCGGCAGCCGCTTTAGAAGAATTTCAAATTTTAGCGCCAGGCAAAGCATCAATTACAGGTGGTGCAGAAATTGCGAATCGTCCTGTGACGCAATATGAATTTGCTCAAGCAGATGCAGAATTTCAGGCAGCCAAAGCATGGTTCTATCAAACCATGGATAGCGTTTGGCACGAAGTCGTTGCAGGGCGTGTAGCAACCACACAACAGATTAGTGATATGCGTTTAGCCTGTACTCATGCTGCTCGAGTTTGCGCCAAAGTCACGCGCAAAATGCAAATGTTAGCAGGCATGACCGCCATTTATACCAACAATCCATTTAGTCGTTTTGTGAATGACACCAATGTAGTCACTCAACACGCCTTTATGGGGGATGCCACATTACAAAATGCAGGTTCAATT
It encodes:
- a CDS encoding acyl-CoA dehydrogenase family protein, whose protein sequence is MEFVTPEKAVDLDALCQEIRARACTGEFDNQAFVSQDMIEKLKQLGVYRALVPKRFGGDAVSPREFCELIETLSKADGSVGWVASFGMSPAYLGSLPEATLEELYKDGPDVVFAGGIFPPQPAEITDEGVRVSGRWKFSSGCMGADIIGVGISPLKNNEMQGLPRMAVMPAYKAKIEMTWDTVGLKGTGSHDLVVEDVLVEKHWTFVRGEPSKLPEPFFKYPSLSLATQVLTVVGIGVAAAALEEFQILAPGKASITGGAEIANRPVTQYEFAQADAEFQAAKAWFYQTMDSVWHEVVAGRVATTQQISDMRLACTHAARVCAKVTRKMQMLAGMTAIYTNNPFSRFVNDTNVVTQHAFMGDATLQNAGSIRFGLKPSPGYL